cttctctctgtctccctctcatcatCTATCTGTTTGCATGTCTTTTGTCCCTACCCCCTGTCTcaacactcctctctctactcctcttctcccttcaccccaaccctctctccccctctctaacaCCCTatgtcactctccatctctccatagagGTGATAGCTGATGACACCCCGGCAGTCCAGGCTGTGTTGAAGGCAGACACGAGGCGTCTGAAGCTCCTAGAAGAGGAGAGACAACTCCAGGCTCTGCTGGAGAAAGGAGAAGACAGCGTGGCTGAGAGACTGGACAAGGTATGGTGAAGCATTATAATGAAACCCtaatgcctagttaaataaaataaaaaacaatttaTAAAATGTAGTTAGATCTGCCAGGTGAAATATCCACTTCCTAATTTCTATGATAATGTATTGGATACACCGTTTTTTAATTCAGACTGTGGTAACAGACTTTGGAGTTATTGTCTCTTAGGCTGCATTAAGACAGAAATATAATATGTCAATAGACTAAGCCACTGCTTGTCTACATATTGTGTGTCCGTCTCAACCAGGTCTATGAGGAGTTGAGGATCATCGGGGCAGCAGCAGCGGAGGCTAAAGCCCGTCGTatcctggctggtctctccttcaCCCCAGAGATGCAGAATCGAGCTACCAAGAAGTTCTCTGGAGGCTGGAGGATGAGAGTCTCACTTGCCAGGTAAGACTTTTTTGGAATTCCAGGTGTAGAATCTTAATtggatcactcttttgttgctgagaatttgaAATGCAGATGAGTTTCATGATTTcaataaattcactgaaaacccacactaccACATGGTTATTAACAGTATCGCACTTTTAATGTAACCCagttttggccagctaatagcataaccaccgatcaagcaacattatggacttaacattcaaatcctgttgctgcaggattattttaccTTAACAACATaggtcaaatgaagatcctatatctgtagacCCCCTTGCCCTGCTTAGGCACTTATATAGATCTGAAGGGATTTGATTTAGAGGTTTTAGCTATATGGCAATTGCTTCAATTGTTTTTTCTTTAGCTACTTttttaaaagtacatttttgcaGCGTCACTTTtagagataataaaacaaaagcaTAACAGAGATAAAAACAGCAGTGAAAACTCTAACCTAAGCTTCCTGTGGCTCTCTCTCCTACCAGAGCTCTGTTCATGGAGCCCACCCTGCTGATGCTGGATGAGCCCACCAACCATCTTGACCTCAACGCTGTCATCTGGCTCAACAAGTAAGGGCACACCACACAGTCTTTTACTTAAATATCATTTATTTCCCAGGGACAGGACACCACACAACATACAGCTGCTTACTCAATGGGTCTCCTTTCAGCCCTGCATCTGTGAATGATACACTACAGTGGCTAATATATCAATCTCTCCACCTAGCTACCTTCAGGGCTGGAAGAAGACTCTCCTCATCGTGTCTCACGACCAGAGTTTCCTGGATGATGTGTGTACTGACATCGTTCACCTGGACAACCAGAAACTTTACTACTACAGAGGGAACTACTGTGAGTATTTGCTATGTACATTCTTTCTCCTTCCCCACAAACTGTTAGCCTAGAAATACTTCAACACAACAAAAAACTAAAATGTGTGTATTTGGTTATTGacatactacactgaacaaaaatgtcaattcaacatgtaaattgttggtcccatgtttcatgagatgaaataaaagattccagaagtGTTctgtacgcacaaaaagcttatttctcaaaaatgttctgTACAAATGTgatgatccatccacctgacaagtgtggcatatcaagaagctgattaaacagcatgatcattacacaggtgcaccttgaactggggacaataaaaggtcactctaaaatgtgcagttttgtcacacaacacaatgccgcagatgtctcaagttttgagggagagtgcaattggcatgttgactgcaggaatatccaccagagctgttgccacagcattgaatgttcatttctctaccataatccgcctccaacgttgtttaagagaatttggctgtatgtccaaccgacctcacaaccgcagaccatgtgtaaccacgccagcccaggatcttCACCTGCGGGTTcgactgagaccagccacctggacagctgataaaAATGTAGGTTTGCACAGCCAAATAATTTCTGCaaaaaccgtctcagggaagatcatctgcgtgctcgttgtcctcaccaggttCTTGACCTAACTGCAGTTTGGGGACATAACTGACTTCTGTGGGCAAATACTCACCTTAGATGACCACTGGCATGCTAGAGAAGTgttctcttcacagatgaatcccggtttcaactgtccCGGGCAGATGGAAAACAGTGTGTTTGGAGTTGTATGGGcgagaggtttgctgatgtcaatgttacGAACAGAGTACCCTGTGGTGGTGGCGTGGATATAGTATGGATAGGCATTCGCTATGGACACAATTGCATTGTATCGATGGCAATGTGAATGCGCAgaaatactgtgacgagatcctgaaggcccattgtcatgccattcatccacctccATCACCTTATGCTTCAGCATGATAACGCACAGCCCCAAGTtgcaagaatctgtacacaattcctaaaaactgaaattgtccccgttcttccatggcctgcataccagacatgtcacctttTGACCAtgcttgggatgctctggattgacatgtgttacagttccagccaatatccagcaacttcgcacagccattgaagaagagtatgacaacatttcacaggccacaatcaacagcctgatcaactcaatgcgaaggagatgtgtcgctgcatgaggaaaatagtggtcacaccagatactgactggttttctgatccacacccctatcttttttttttaaaggtatctttgaccaacagatgcatgtctgtattccaagtcctgtgaaatccattgattaggccctaatgaacTGTAAtttagtaaaatctttgaaattgttgtatgttgcattTGTTTTTGTGTAGGTACGTCTTCTAttaatgtagaacatgtatctgaTCTCTCCAGGAGTAGCATCAGTTGTCTTTTGCATGCTAGGGGCATCTAACCCTCGCACTTGTCTTTTTCCACTGGCACTGACAGTTGATACAACTGAGATTTGGTTATTTATGACTGAGCtatgtctcacctagctatcttaagatgaactGTTGCACTACATCTGGATACGAGTGTCTGCTAATTtactaaaatgtatttttcactctgtctccctctcagtGACGTTTAAGAAGATGTACGTTCAGAAGCAGAAGGAGCTCCAGAAACAGTACGACAAACAGGAGAAGAAGCTCAAGGATCTCAAGGCTGGAGGGAAGTCCACCAAACAGGCCGTAAGTTTAGTTCAGCTACCTGTTTAGACATGGTTCTggatctgtctcgctctctgtacTTCTCCCATCATCCactgttttctgtctctctctctaggagaaGCAGACTAAGGAAGCCTTGACCAGGAAGCAGGCAAAGGGAAAGAAGAAGggaggggtggaagaggagagtcTGGAAGCAACAGAGCTGCTCAAACGGCCCAAAGAGTACACTGTCAAATTCACCTTCCccaaccccccttctctctctcctcccatcctcggACTGCACAGTgagttctccctctcttttttctcttcctctctctctctttgtatatCCCTGTTAACCCtccgctctctgtctgtctcaggtgTGGACTTTGCCTTTGAGGGACACAAACCTCTCTTCAAGAATGTGGACTTTGGTATTGACATGGAGACTAGAAGTATGGAAAAATTATTTCTGTTTGAAAACCTGGGCCATGTCATTAGCCTCCATACTATACCTGACAGCTCTTTATCCTTGTTCAGTTTGTATAGTTGGACCCAATGGAGTCGGGAAGAGTACCCTACTACTACTTCTCACTGGCAGGTTAAATCCAGTGAGTTTGCCtccaaacaaaaataacaacaaaaGTATCCTTACAAATGCAAATACGGCATCTGCTTTTTCACTGATTGGTATAACTGTGTGTCAGACTAAATGTGTGTTGATTTGCCTTTCAGATCAAGGGGGAGATGAGAAAGAACCATCGGCTGAAGGTGGGCTTCTTTAACCAGCAATATGCTGACCAGCTGAACATGGAGGAGGCAGCTACAGAGTACCTCCAGAGGAACTTCAACCTGCCCTACCAGGACAGCAGGAAGTGTCTGGGCCGCTTCGGACTGGAGAGTCATGCACACACCATCCAGATCTCCAAGCTATCAGGTTAGGAATAgaaacatgcatgcacacacatgtgcAAGCACACACACCATCATCCATTGTCAATCTGTTTATGTTCCTCTCCATCCAGGTGGTCAGAAAGCCAGAGTGGTGTTCGCTGAGCTGGCCTGTCGGCAACCTGACGTTCTCATCCTGGATGAGCCTACTAACAACCTGGACATTGAGTCGATCGATGCCTTATCAGAAGCGATTAATGAGTACAAAGGAGGTATGTACACAAATACAAGAGGCTGTTTGGTATTGAGGGTTTCTTTTGTTTAAATGTAGGATCAGAAAGTAGCCTCAGATATGGGGTAGCTGtggccaatgttccctctaattgttttcgggcactgagcaaatttcaggtctgctgcgcacaaacttgaacgttgtgaaaatttTGTTTAACTTCTGGCGTGCGTTTACATGGAAATAGGGCCAAAATAtattaacatggaaatagctgttataTCATTAattctacagtagcagccaatgtgtggtgttaaatgtaggcctacattccatgagacttttgaaaaaaaaaaaacatgtagggATTGACAGgttgtttatccacttgtccttcagacaaggtgactgaaaCAAATTGATGCAAGAAACAACTTTacaaaaatctaaacgcaacatgcaacaatttagaagattttactgagctatagttcatattaggaaatcagtcaattgaaatgaatgaattaggccctaatctatggatatcacaggactgggaatacagatgtgcatctgttggtcacaggtaccttaaaaaaaaaagtaggggcgtgatAAGAAAACTTGTCAGTATCTGATGTGTCCTGCTGCATGAgaccacatctccttctcatagagttgatcaggctgattgtggaatgttgtcccactcttcaatggctgtgtgaagttgctggacatTGGAACACGTTGTCTTACAcgtagatccagagcatcccaaacgtgctcaatgggtaaGAGTATGCAgggcatggaagaactgggacattttcagcttccaggaattgtgtacagattcttgaGACATGGGGaaatgcattatcatgctgaaacatgatgtgatgacagcggatgaatggcacgacaatgggcctcaagatctcgtcacgttctctctgtgcattcaaattgccatcgataaaatgcaattgtgttcattgtctgtagcttatgcctgcccataccataaccccatcctTCCCATGGGGCACTCCGTTCACAATATTGACAtgagcaaaccgctcacccacacgtcACCATACacctggtctgcggttgtgagaccagttggatgtactgccaaattttctaaaacaatgttggaggcagcttatggtagagaaatgaacattcaattctctggcaacagctcaggcggacattcatgcagtcagcatgtcaagttgagagagagtgcaattggcatctgtggcattgtgttgtgagccaaaactgcatattttagtggcgttttattgtccccagcacaaggtgcacctgtgtaattataatgctgtttaataatcagcttcttgataatccatccacctgacaagtgtggattatcttggctaaggagagatgctcactaacagggatgtaaacaaatttgtgcccaaaatgggataaataagctttttgtgcgtatggaacacttctggtatcttttatttcagctcatgaaacaggttgtgtttatatttctgttcagtgtaaaATTCATTATTACCATactattattacagagaatcagacaaattatgctacacTCTGCCGATTgactacttagcttattcaagcccgTCTCAAAATGCAACACTGCTCTTTACCTaacttgcttttcaaagatggctagaaatgcacacttttgtgctcttgtaggaagcaaccactGCCCCATTGTTGACTAGAAAttagctataactgggctaataactcactaactagcaaagaatatgaacaaatatacacacctggctacatgcagctcttgctttgagctcaaaacaagcacatctactctcgaccactcatgctgtaaacacagtccagttcaaagtaaatggcacagatccatatggcgatggtctatttgcatatagggatACTGAGGTCTGATTGGTTatggcacaccggtttgtgtaaaGTATGGGCCTGAAttgtgcctgtcaatgcaatagaatccgaCTGCAATGTGCTCTGCCTACAATAAAATCTATTGCATTGTtcattttgtttcggtatgttgatTTGATCACAATTCGCACAGTAGAGGGAAGTGTTAACTAGTTTTCCCCTTTTAGTTAAGTTCAATCTCATGCTTCTCTGCGCGTGCTGATATTTCTCCTGCGGGGCATTCCCGGGGGAGCTGGGAACAGTGGTGGTGGCATAAATAAAATGTCTGTCAACATCAAACATATAATTAGCATGCTGCTGATAGTGCATTTTGGTAGACTCTTCTGACAGTGTTTCTCATATGTAACATGTTAATTCCTTGCTGTTGTCCCTCCATAGCTGTGATCATCGTGAGCCACGATGCCCGGCTGATCACTGAGACAGCCTGTCAGCTGTGGGTGGTGGAGGATCGGTCTGTCAACCAGATAGACGGGGACTTCGAGGACTACAAACGGGAGGTCCTGGAATCACTGGGGGAGACCCTGGTCCACAAGGTCAAAGAGTGACCTACATATTGCAGAACCGGGGCTCTattggcactctattccctgtaCTGCACCATTTCttaccagagcactatgggccctggtcaaatgtactgcactatgtagggaatagagtaccattttGAACAGACCCAGGAGGAAATAGAAATGTAATGCAAAATAACCTACCGCTGAAGCTGGCTATGTCATTAGCTCAGTGCATCTCGATAGTCTAACGTGGCTTTGTTTCCTTGTCTCACCTCACCTATTTGAATAGGCATCATGGCTTAAGTCTCTCCCAAATCAGTTTATTTGAAGAAAGGTGTGGCGAGGAAGCCACGTTAAGAGTATTGAGAATACACCCCTGGTGTACTGCAGTATCCTCTCGGCCTATGAGATGTATACATTTTCTTGAGTCCAATTTGCCACCTTGCCCCCCTCCACACAACTGTATATCTGAAAagatagggtgtgatttggaatTCAGAATTTGACTGGACAAGTGGGCATGTCTCACCCAGGTGACAATGGGACAGAAAGAAAGCAATATGCTGAAGTATTTCTATTATAGAGGAAATGGCAATACATTACCAGTGGATCCACACATGTAGAAACCAGGCTCTTATTACCTGGGAATAAACATGTTGATACCTGTATGATCAAGTATTTACTACAGACAAAAAGGAAATTAAATAAATGGATTTTGCATCTTAATGTCTATTGTACAACTTGTCTCTAAATATTAAACATTGAGCATAGATGTAGAACAGATTAGACAGATTTCTCATGTACATGAGCTGATTATTCACTTATCAGTCATCCTGTtgtagtcactttacctctacacACAGTAGAAGTAggaagtttccatacaccttagccaaatacatttaaactcattttcacaattcctgacatttaatactagtaaaaattccctgtcttaagccagttaggatcaccactttattttaatgtgaaatgtcaataatagtgatttcagcttttatttctttcatcacattcccagtgggtcagagtttacatacactcactcaattagtatttggtagcattgcctttaaattgtttgacccaagtcaaacatttcaggtagccttccataaggtgggtgaattttggcccattcctcctaacagagctggtgtaactgagtcagatttataggcctccttgctcacacactttcagttctgcccacaaattttctataggattgaggtcagggctttgtgatggccactccaacactgactatgttgtccttaagccattttgccacaactttggaagtgtgcttgggtcattgtccatttggaagacccatttcctgactgacgtcttgagatgttgcttcaatatttccacaattttcctccctcatgatgccatctattttgtaaattgagccagtccctcctgcagcaaagcacccccaaacatgatgctgccacccccgtgcttcacggttgagattgtgttcttcgtcttgcaagcctccccctttttcctccaaacatgatgatcattatggctaaacagttatttttgtttcattagaccagaggacatttctccaaaaagtacgatctttgtccccatgtgcagttgcaaactgtagtctggtatttttatggcagtttttgagcattggcttcttccttgctgagcggcctttcaggttatgtcgatgtaggactcgttttactgtggctattgatacttttgtacctgtttcctccagcattttctcaaggtcctttgctgttgttctgggattgatttgtatttttcgcaccaaagtacattcatctctaggagacagaacgcgtgtccttcctgagcggtatgatggctgtgtggtcccatgatacttgtgtactattgtttgtacagatgaacgtggtttggaaattgctcccaaggatgagccagacttgtgggggtttacattttttttcagaggtcttggctgatttccccatgatgtcaagcagaggcactgagtttgaaggtaggccttgaaatacatctacaggtacacctccaattgactacaATTATGtaaatttgcctatcagaagcttctaaagccatgacataatttgttggaattttccaagctgttcaaaggcacagtcaacttagtgtatgtaaacttctgacccactggaattgtgatacaatctgtctgtaaacaattattggaaaaatgacttgtgtcatgcacaaagtagatgtaagcatttcactgttagtctacactggTTGTTTACaaagtatgtgacaaatacaatttgatttttaGTTGTAGCCCGTGAAAAGTGTCTGGAATGAATCTGATCTGTGACATGTTTTAGCAAAACTCTCCCAAAAGCAATATTGCCATAAACAATATTCTAGAACTTTTAGtgcgacccgaccaaattcacagaAATATGAGTTGTAGATCTGTCACTCGTTGAAAGCAAGTTCAAGAAGCAGTAATATGTTCTgagcgctatttctatgcttaaGTTTACTTTTAGCGTCTTGTTTTTGTACACCACCTGAAAAttcaatatttttggttatggaaaagattTCACACTGCAGTTTAGATGGTATAATGATTCtttacactatacttgcttgttttgtcacaaactgaaattagacaaactattagaattttagcaaccaggaaatggtggagtgatttctgcatagtgcatctttaaaacTTGCTCTACTACTTCCAGAAAGCCCAAATGATATCACAAAAAAAGAATTTCACCATGATTCCTTTGATAGGCCCTAGTCCATGTCAAATGGGCCTCGTTGGTCTTCTTGTCTTGAGCCACTTCAGTCTCGTCTGGCTGTATGGTGTGGTACCACCTGTACCAAGGGGTCATGATGGGGGGAGGAGGGGCCGAGCCAACTGCGTCATGGGAGTTGGAATAGTTCTCCCCTGAGAAGTCCACATGAGGAACCTGGAAGGGTAGCAGCCCTGGAAATATGGACAATATTTATGTACTGTAGGGAACTGCAGTTTCTCTTTTGGTGGCATTGTTGAACCGCTGCACTGgtcacaaaaaaatgtaattcttCATTACTGTACTGCTGTAGCATTCTGCTCCTTAGTCAGAGGCTGAACTTACCATGGTCTCTTGCAGTGCCAATTGCCTGATTTGAGTTAATTTTTCTGTTTCTGACTCTCCTGGATAAAAATGTAGAATAACAATATAAATGTGCCACTTTGGTTACCTCAAACCTCACAAAAAGTGTTGGTCTTGAACCAGATGTTACTTTATGCAGAAAGGTTTTCATCACTAAAACACCTATTGGCAGCCTTTCAGATTCTTGGCTGTGTCAACTGTGTAAATTCATCAAATCAAAGACAACTTATTTTGATGAAACCAGCAAGCATTTAGATAACACTTGCTGAATTCAGCATGGTTGATTCAGACTCATTCATAGAATTGTATTCACATTACATAAATAAAACCATCTTACCTGTCCGCGTGGGGTCATACACAACGCCTGTATATGGGCTTATAAAATTTTGCAGCAGCTTCACATTCTGCAGAAAGACTGGTCCATTGCTTACCAAACATAACATTGAATAGCTTGTTAAATCAAAGGTTATACCATCTAATTTTACATCTCTCAtgattgtgtatatatatatgccaTGACTAAATGTGAGAGACCAAACCTGATAGTGGATGATGGTGTCTCAACAAATTGGACAAGGGTTCCCACATATCGTGTCTCCTCTGaagaaaacaaaacagaaatagtGATGAGGGTTTTGTCTTTCTtttcccacctttatttaacctggtaggccaattgagaacaagttctcatttacaactgcgacctggccaagacaaagcaaagcaaagcagtgcaacacaaacaacacagttacacatgggataaacaaacaaacagtcgataacaatagaaaaatctacatacagtgtgtgcaaatgtaagaTTAAGGAGgtagggcaataaataggctatagtggagaaataattacaatttagcattaacactggagtgatagaagtacaggtgatgtgcaagtagagatactggggtgcaaaagagcaaaaaataaataacaatatggggatgaggtagttaggtgggctgtgtacaggtgcagtgatcggtaagctgctctgacagctgatgcttaaagttagtgagggagatataagactccagcttcagtgatttttgcaattcgttccagtcattggcagcagagaactgctGGCGGCCAAAGAAGGAgatggctttgggggtgaccagtgaaatatacctgctggagggcgtgctacgggtgtgtgttgctatggtgaccagtgagctggcagggctttacctagcaaagactatagatgacctggagccagtgggtttggtgaatatttttttatttttttattttacctttatttaaccaggcaagtcagttaagaacaaattcttattttcaatgacggcctgggaacagtgggttaactgcctgttcaggggcagaacgacagatttgtaccttgtcagctcgggggtttgaactcgcaaccttccggttactagtccaacgctctaaccactaggctaccctgccgccccgggggaagctagggccagccaacgagagcatacaggtcacagtggtgggtagtatatggggctttgggggcaaaacagatggcactgtgagaGCAAATTAGATtgttgccttgttcaggggcagaacgacagattttcacattgtcagctcgggagatccaatcttgcaacctttcagttaactagtccaacgctataaccacctgcctcattgcactccacgaggagactgcctgttacgcgaatgcagtagaagccaaggtaagttgctagctagcattaaacttatcttgtaaaaatcaatcaatcataatcactagttataactacacatggttgatgatattaattgtttatctagcgtgtcctgtgttgcatataatcgatgcaacgctgggggataatttaacaaaagcgcatttgcgaaaaaatcacaatcgttggacgactgtacctaaccataaacaccaatgcctttcttaaaatcaatacacagaagtatatatttttaaacctgcaagaaatccaggttagcaggcaatattaaccaggtgaaattgtgtaatttctcttgcgttcattgcacgcagaaactgtatgcaacagtttgggcagcctggctcattgcgaactaatttgccagaatttgacgtaatgatgacataacattgaaggttgtgcaatgt
This genomic window from Oncorhynchus clarkii lewisi isolate Uvic-CL-2024 chromosome 32, UVic_Ocla_1.0, whole genome shotgun sequence contains:
- the LOC139391735 gene encoding ATP-binding cassette sub-family F member 1-like isoform X1, producing the protein MPKKAKEDAEWEGEEGAAPPAAAEKSVKKGKKDKKGKKSFFDELATDNKKEDGPVVKETQGKQPQKKKKDRRKGKGGEGDDDDDEDMMEKLKKLSVQASDDEEEEVVAPRKGKGNKAGNIFAALSQGDSDGDDGVAGGEDDNDEEERRMKEVEKVQKGKKKDKPKPKPNAKAPSDDDEAEEKKDKDEKKAVNKNPEAKKTSKATEEDEAEEEKPQPKKGKKEQPKRMNKPARPPRSEDEEGEDDEDDTMKCAEDVIAEQEQEKGDDPFANMSKKEKKKKKKMIEYEKQVASVRAANAIEGDFSVSQAELSSRQAMLENASDIKLERFSISAHGKELFVNADLLVVAGRRYGLVGPNGKGKTTLLKHIANRALSIPPNIDVLLCEQEVIADDTPAVQAVLKADTRRLKLLEEERQLQALLEKGEDSVAERLDKVYEELRIIGAAAAEAKARRILAGLSFTPEMQNRATKKFSGGWRMRVSLARALFMEPTLLMLDEPTNHLDLNAVIWLNNYLQGWKKTLLIVSHDQSFLDDVCTDIVHLDNQKLYYYRGNYLTFKKMYVQKQKELQKQYDKQEKKLKDLKAGGKSTKQAEKQTKEALTRKQAKGKKKGGVEEESLEATELLKRPKEYTVKFTFPNPPSLSPPILGLHSVDFAFEGHKPLFKNVDFGIDMETRICIVGPNGVGKSTLLLLLTGRLNPIKGEMRKNHRLKVGFFNQQYADQLNMEEAATEYLQRNFNLPYQDSRKCLGRFGLESHAHTIQISKLSGGQKARVVFAELACRQPDVLILDEPTNNLDIESIDALSEAINEYKGAVIIVSHDARLITETACQLWVVEDRSVNQIDGDFEDYKREVLESLGETLVHKVKE
- the LOC139391735 gene encoding ATP-binding cassette sub-family F member 1-like isoform X2, which translates into the protein MPKKAKEDAEWEGEEGAAPPAAAEKSVKKGKKDKKGKKSFFDELATDNKKEDGPVVKETQGKQPQKKKKDRRKGKGGEGDDDDDEDMMEKLKKLSVQASDDEEEEVVAPRKGKGNKAGNIFAALSQGDSDGDDGVAGGEDDNDEEERRMKAPSDDDEAEEKKDKDEKKAVNKNPEAKKTSKATEEDEAEEEKPQPKKGKKEQPKRMNKPARPPRSEDEEGEDDEDDTMKCAEDVIAEQEQEKGDDPFANMSKKEKKKKKKMIEYEKQVASVRAANAIEGDFSVSQAELSSRQAMLENASDIKLERFSISAHGKELFVNADLLVVAGRRYGLVGPNGKGKTTLLKHIANRALSIPPNIDVLLCEQEVIADDTPAVQAVLKADTRRLKLLEEERQLQALLEKGEDSVAERLDKVYEELRIIGAAAAEAKARRILAGLSFTPEMQNRATKKFSGGWRMRVSLARALFMEPTLLMLDEPTNHLDLNAVIWLNNYLQGWKKTLLIVSHDQSFLDDVCTDIVHLDNQKLYYYRGNYLTFKKMYVQKQKELQKQYDKQEKKLKDLKAGGKSTKQAEKQTKEALTRKQAKGKKKGGVEEESLEATELLKRPKEYTVKFTFPNPPSLSPPILGLHSVDFAFEGHKPLFKNVDFGIDMETRICIVGPNGVGKSTLLLLLTGRLNPIKGEMRKNHRLKVGFFNQQYADQLNMEEAATEYLQRNFNLPYQDSRKCLGRFGLESHAHTIQISKLSGGQKARVVFAELACRQPDVLILDEPTNNLDIESIDALSEAINEYKGAVIIVSHDARLITETACQLWVVEDRSVNQIDGDFEDYKREVLESLGETLVHKVKE
- the LOC139391915 gene encoding small ribosomal subunit protein mS40-like; amino-acid sequence: LAVETNCYKDRPWGYLESEEYIEHYGTSPVWSNYRRNQKGGIPPQKKRNTCIVGVTAVVLCVLVMKTFLHKVTSGSRPTLFVRFEVTKVAHLYCYSTFLSRRVRNRKINSNQAIGTARDHGLLPFQVPHVDFSGENYSNSHDAVGSAPPPPIMTPWYRWYHTIQPDETEVAQDKKTNEAHLTWTRAYQRNHGEILFL